One part of the Persephonella sp. genome encodes these proteins:
- a CDS encoding sodium:calcium antiporter: MLFDILLFVLGLIFILISAEVFTNGIEALGHRLKLSTNFTGSVLAAVGTALPETILPIIAVLFFAEGKGHEIGVGAILGAPFMLATLAFPLIGITVLLGYFLLRKRDLELHIETIGFRRDMVFFLFAYSIALFIVPFENHTLRIFTALFLVGLYVLYVMLTLKGKSNEMEAVEKLYFSPNNPHPHIIIIITQVVVALIVMISGAHMFVSGIEKISLHFGFPALLFSLIVAPIATELPEKANSIYWIFRKKDSLAIGNVSGAMVFQSTLPVSFGIVFTEWNITGLALVSGIFAIMAGFLALTLSYVEKRLIPFGLTIGGIFYIVYLYLAVKEFV; the protein is encoded by the coding sequence ATGCTGTTTGACATACTTCTTTTTGTTCTGGGGCTGATCTTTATACTCATATCAGCCGAAGTTTTCACAAACGGCATTGAGGCTTTAGGACACAGGTTAAAACTTTCAACAAACTTTACAGGAAGTGTCCTCGCAGCTGTTGGAACAGCCCTACCTGAGACAATTCTGCCTATAATAGCCGTGCTGTTTTTCGCAGAAGGAAAGGGACACGAGATAGGAGTAGGGGCTATTTTGGGTGCTCCTTTTATGCTGGCAACACTGGCTTTTCCCCTTATAGGTATTACCGTTTTGTTAGGCTATTTTCTTTTGAGAAAAAGGGATCTTGAGCTTCATATCGAAACCATCGGTTTTAGAAGAGATATGGTATTTTTTCTTTTTGCTTACTCAATAGCACTTTTTATCGTTCCTTTTGAAAACCACACACTTAGAATTTTTACAGCTTTATTTTTGGTCGGCTTATATGTTCTTTATGTGATGTTAACACTTAAAGGAAAAAGTAACGAGATGGAGGCTGTTGAAAAGCTCTACTTTTCTCCAAACAATCCCCACCCACACATTATAATCATCATAACTCAAGTTGTAGTTGCCCTCATAGTAATGATCTCAGGAGCACACATGTTCGTAAGCGGCATAGAGAAAATAAGCCTTCATTTTGGATTTCCTGCTCTCCTGTTTTCCCTTATTGTTGCTCCTATAGCCACAGAACTACCTGAAAAAGCAAACAGTATATACTGGATTTTCAGGAAGAAAGACTCCCTCGCGATAGGTAATGTAAGCGGTGCGATGGTTTTTCAGAGCACACTTCCTGTAAGTTTTGGTATAGTATTTACCGAATGGAATATAACAGGGCTTGCCCTTGTGTCAGGTATATTTGCCATAATGGCTGGTTTTTTAGCTTTAACACTGTCTTATGTTGAAAAAAGATTAATACCGTTTGGTCTTACAATTGGAGGCATATTTTATATAGTTTATTTATACCTTGCAGTTAAAGAATTTGTTTAA
- the ilvN gene encoding acetolactate synthase small subunit produces the protein MTEDIKAVKVRPLPKTETRKHVIIVRVMHNFGVLTRITSLFAGRGYNIESLTVGKTHEPNVARITIVVEGNERVVEQIIKQLRKLVETLRVRDITDVPHIERELVLIKVHAGEDKARDEIMRLVNIFRAKVVDVSTDTYTIEITGDSEKIDAFINLLRPFGLKDIARTGMLALTRESAKEGLQEHRLE, from the coding sequence ATGACAGAAGATATAAAAGCTGTAAAAGTAAGACCACTTCCAAAAACAGAAACAAGGAAGCATGTGATAATAGTCAGAGTGATGCACAACTTTGGTGTTCTGACAAGGATAACATCTTTGTTTGCAGGAAGGGGATACAACATAGAGAGCCTTACAGTAGGTAAAACCCATGAGCCTAACGTTGCAAGAATAACAATAGTTGTTGAAGGTAACGAGAGGGTCGTTGAACAGATAATAAAACAGCTTAGAAAACTTGTTGAGACATTGAGGGTCAGGGACATAACAGATGTTCCCCATATTGAAAGGGAGCTTGTTCTGATAAAAGTTCATGCAGGTGAAGACAAAGCAAGAGACGAGATAATGAGGCTTGTAAACATATTTAGAGCTAAAGTGGTTGATGTTTCAACAGATACATACACAATAGAGATAACAGGAGATTCTGAAAAGATAGACGCCTTTATAAATCTTCTCAGACCATTTGGTCTCAAGGATATAGCAAGAACAGGTATGCTGGCATTAACAAGAGAATCCGCTAAAGAAGGGCTTCAGGAACACAGATTAGAATGA
- a CDS encoding GNAT family N-acetyltransferase, which translates to MEIFLKLPNEIEVIQPAVDFVYRWAVENGLGEKEAEEFATAFDELITDVVLFAFEEKGEFSVFLKSSLSQLEITVQELGEPFDPERHKYSVERFIREGNFDGAGFEIIRNLADDFIYIYKGRAGKEFRIIKYIKHRHITHILPEEKLKAEAEKAVGYQISPVSEEDAEDIARLIYRSYGYTYPKEDMYYPDRIVKAIKEGRKFGVIVRTDKGEAVGYFAVIKMPDSNIGEVGEVVVSPKHRGKGIMKMMMKALIDMARSKGLYGLFGEAVTVHTISQKVNAKYGFKSTALVLGFFPYAKYKGFEHKQQRISVVIDFLPLVERKEVKVFLPDPYKNILKKIYKNLGITVINMPVRKQPSLKERSKIDLQINYRFSVAVIVVDRYGKDFFSRLDKKIDSLKKKGIKGIYIDLPLDDPYTKEAAKQLMERGFIFSGLMPLFHKNKDHLRMQMLTENIDLRWINTFSNMAKKIKRFINRQIKKRD; encoded by the coding sequence ATGGAGATTTTCCTGAAACTTCCAAATGAGATTGAGGTTATACAGCCTGCTGTTGATTTTGTTTACAGATGGGCTGTTGAAAACGGTCTTGGCGAGAAAGAGGCTGAGGAGTTTGCCACAGCTTTTGATGAGCTTATAACAGATGTTGTTCTGTTTGCTTTTGAAGAAAAGGGTGAGTTTTCTGTATTTTTAAAAAGTAGTCTTTCACAGCTTGAGATAACAGTTCAGGAGCTTGGAGAACCATTTGATCCTGAAAGGCATAAGTATTCTGTTGAAAGATTTATCAGGGAAGGAAATTTTGATGGTGCTGGATTTGAGATAATAAGAAATCTTGCTGATGATTTCATTTATATATACAAGGGAAGGGCAGGGAAAGAGTTCAGGATCATAAAGTATATAAAACACAGACATATCACACATATACTCCCTGAAGAAAAATTAAAGGCAGAGGCTGAAAAGGCTGTAGGCTATCAGATATCCCCTGTTTCTGAAGAAGATGCTGAGGATATAGCAAGGCTGATATACAGGTCTTACGGTTATACTTATCCTAAAGAAGACATGTATTACCCTGACAGGATAGTAAAAGCCATAAAGGAAGGGAGAAAGTTTGGTGTTATAGTGAGAACAGATAAAGGGGAAGCTGTTGGGTATTTTGCTGTCATAAAGATGCCAGATTCTAACATCGGCGAGGTTGGGGAGGTTGTTGTATCACCAAAACACAGGGGAAAAGGAATAATGAAAATGATGATGAAGGCTCTTATAGATATGGCAAGATCAAAAGGTCTTTACGGTCTGTTTGGGGAGGCTGTAACAGTTCATACCATAAGCCAGAAGGTAAACGCAAAATACGGCTTTAAATCAACAGCTCTTGTTCTTGGATTTTTTCCCTATGCAAAATACAAAGGTTTTGAACACAAACAGCAGAGAATATCTGTGGTTATTGATTTTCTTCCCCTTGTTGAAAGAAAAGAAGTTAAGGTTTTTCTGCCTGATCCCTACAAAAATATACTGAAAAAAATATACAAAAATCTGGGAATAACAGTTATAAATATGCCTGTGAGAAAACAGCCCTCTCTAAAAGAAAGATCAAAGATTGATCTGCAGATAAATTACAGATTTTCTGTGGCGGTTATTGTTGTTGATAGATACGGAAAGGACTTTTTTAGCCGTCTGGATAAAAAGATAGACTCCCTCAAGAAAAAAGGGATAAAAGGGATATATATTGATCTTCCCCTTGATGATCCTTACACCAAAGAAGCTGCAAAACAGCTTATGGAAAGAGGTTTTATCTTCAGCGGGCTTATGCCCCTTTTCCATAAAAATAAGGATCACCTGAGAATGCAGATGCTGACAGAAAATATAGATCTTAGATGGATCAATACCTTTTCAAATATGGCTAAGAAGATAAAGAGGTTCATAAACAGACAGATAAAAAAGAGGGATTAA
- the waaF gene encoding lipopolysaccharide heptosyltransferase II encodes MKIVVWQTAFLGDLILTTPLLRSIKNLFPESKLTVITKPFGKDVLKNNPNIDKLIIYDKKKSSNLQLIKTLRLEKFDIAVSPHRSHRASYTLFLSGIPFRVGFDRAGFSFLYTKTVPHRFDGTHEIDRNLSLLKVFKGYDESKLHRFPQIFLDNEEDSYYTKLGLKSKNYILIAPGSKWKTKRWTAKGFSDLIDALLKKGEKVVVFGSKEDTDFTQEITKEKSGIINIVGKTSLRESFSLVKHAKALISNDSAPVHMAVSFNTPVVDIYGPTVTDFGFYPFRNGKVVEVKGLKCRPCGLHGHNRCPTGTFECMEKISAEMVINALYSLI; translated from the coding sequence ATGAAAATCGTTGTATGGCAAACAGCATTCTTAGGAGACCTTATTCTTACGACGCCCCTTTTAAGATCAATAAAAAATCTTTTTCCTGAAAGCAAACTTACAGTCATAACAAAACCTTTTGGAAAAGATGTTTTGAAAAACAACCCTAACATAGATAAACTGATCATTTACGACAAAAAAAAGAGTTCAAACCTCCAGCTGATAAAAACATTAAGATTAGAGAAGTTTGATATAGCTGTATCCCCCCATAGATCCCACAGGGCGTCATACACCCTTTTTCTGTCAGGAATTCCTTTCAGGGTAGGTTTTGACAGGGCAGGATTTTCATTTCTTTACACAAAAACAGTTCCCCACAGATTTGACGGAACACATGAGATAGATAGAAATCTTTCTTTGTTGAAAGTTTTTAAAGGGTATGATGAGTCAAAATTACACAGATTTCCCCAGATATTTCTTGATAATGAGGAGGACAGTTATTACACAAAGTTAGGTTTAAAAAGTAAAAACTACATACTTATTGCACCCGGCTCTAAATGGAAAACAAAAAGATGGACAGCCAAAGGTTTTTCAGACCTGATTGATGCTCTTTTAAAAAAAGGTGAGAAGGTTGTTGTTTTCGGTAGCAAGGAAGATACCGATTTTACACAGGAGATTACCAAAGAAAAGTCAGGGATTATAAACATCGTAGGGAAAACATCATTAAGGGAGAGTTTCAGTCTGGTAAAACATGCAAAGGCTCTGATCTCCAATGATTCTGCCCCTGTTCACATGGCTGTCTCTTTCAATACCCCTGTTGTTGATATTTATGGTCCAACAGTTACAGATTTCGGTTTTTATCCTTTCAGAAATGGCAAAGTAGTTGAGGTAAAAGGTCTAAAATGTCGTCCATGCGGTCTTCACGGACACAACAGATGTCCCACAGGCACTTTTGAATGTATGGAGAAAATTTCAGCTGAAATGGTAATAAATGCCCTTTATAGTCTTATATAA
- the lexA gene encoding transcriptional repressor LexA has product MLTKRQKEILQFIARFTYQKGYNPTLKEIANHFGLSAVSTIHEHLQKLVKEGYLQKTGRGKFRINRDRLFDEDPLRFPFYGEIAAGEPIQIQEDIFEHVDITDLIDCENCYALRVKGYSMIEDHILDGDIIIVENRKDVLNGEVAVVLIDGEEATLKRFYREKGFVKLVPANSNMEPMYFEAERVQVQGVVKGIIRSFKGLKRRF; this is encoded by the coding sequence TTGCTCACAAAAAGACAGAAAGAGATTTTGCAGTTTATAGCCCGTTTTACCTACCAGAAAGGTTACAACCCGACACTGAAAGAGATCGCCAATCATTTTGGTCTTTCTGCTGTTTCAACGATACATGAGCATTTGCAAAAGCTTGTGAAGGAAGGATACCTGCAGAAAACAGGAAGGGGAAAATTCAGAATAAACAGGGATAGGTTGTTTGATGAAGACCCATTAAGATTTCCTTTTTATGGGGAGATAGCTGCAGGGGAACCTATACAGATTCAGGAAGATATTTTTGAGCATGTGGATATTACAGACCTGATAGATTGTGAAAACTGCTACGCTCTGAGGGTTAAAGGATACTCAATGATTGAAGATCACATATTAGACGGTGACATAATAATCGTTGAAAACAGAAAAGATGTTCTGAACGGAGAGGTTGCCGTTGTTCTTATTGATGGGGAGGAGGCAACTCTGAAAAGATTTTACCGGGAAAAAGGTTTTGTGAAGCTCGTTCCGGCAAACTCTAATATGGAGCCTATGTATTTTGAGGCTGAGAGGGTTCAGGTTCAGGGGGTAGTAAAAGGGATCATAAGATCATTTAAAGGACTGAAAAGGAGGTTTTAA
- the ilvB gene encoding biosynthetic-type acetolactate synthase large subunit — protein sequence MPEKRGADIVIDVLIEEGVDTVFGLPGGAIMEVYDALFDAPLRNILARHEQAAAHMADGYARATGKVGVVLATSGPGATNLVTGLATAHMDSVPVVAITGQVPRNYIGTDAFQEADVVGITRPITKHNFLVTDIKDLALILREAFYLARTGRPGPVLVDIPKDITQQVYDYKMPTIKDVEDALPGYRPHYEGNPVQIKRAAELIRKAKRPVLYVGGGVIIGNASQELRELAELTRIPVATTNMGKGAFDENHPLALHMLGMHGTYYANMAVYNSDLLIAVGARFDDRVTGKIDEFAPEAKIIHIDIDPASISKNIHVDVPIVGDVKNVLQKLLKELKKKPVEWVKARESWLKQIEKWREKHPLTYQQSDKIIKPQYVIEEIYNITKGEAIISAGVGQHQMWAAMFYKYKFPRQFLNSGGLGTMGYGFPAAVGAKLGKPDKTVFAIEGDGSFVMNMQDVITAVQYRVPVKIAIINNEFLGMVRQWQQLFYDSRYSSVCLAVHPDFVKLAEAMGAVGLRATKPKEVRQVLQKAMEINDRPVIMDFVVDREENVLPMVPAGKSYREMIVSPKQKGEAETMYLVG from the coding sequence ATGCCTGAAAAAAGAGGTGCAGATATTGTTATAGATGTTTTAATAGAGGAGGGGGTTGATACGGTTTTTGGACTTCCCGGCGGAGCCATAATGGAAGTGTATGATGCATTGTTTGACGCCCCCCTGAGGAATATCCTTGCAAGACATGAGCAGGCTGCTGCCCACATGGCAGACGGATATGCAAGGGCTACAGGGAAGGTTGGTGTCGTTCTTGCAACATCAGGACCAGGGGCAACAAACCTTGTGACAGGTCTGGCAACAGCCCACATGGACTCTGTTCCTGTTGTGGCGATAACAGGTCAGGTTCCAAGAAACTACATAGGGACAGATGCATTTCAGGAGGCTGACGTTGTCGGGATAACAAGACCAATAACGAAACATAACTTTCTTGTTACAGACATTAAAGATCTTGCCCTCATACTGAGAGAGGCTTTTTATCTTGCAAGAACAGGAAGACCAGGACCTGTTCTGGTTGACATACCAAAAGACATAACACAGCAGGTATACGACTACAAAATGCCTACTATAAAAGATGTTGAAGATGCCCTTCCAGGATACAGACCCCATTATGAGGGAAATCCTGTTCAGATAAAAAGAGCTGCAGAGCTTATAAGAAAAGCAAAAAGACCGGTTCTTTATGTTGGAGGAGGAGTAATAATAGGAAATGCCTCACAAGAGCTGAGAGAACTTGCAGAACTTACAAGAATACCTGTTGCAACAACAAATATGGGAAAAGGGGCTTTTGATGAAAACCACCCCCTTGCCCTTCACATGCTTGGAATGCACGGGACTTACTACGCGAACATGGCTGTTTACAATAGTGATTTGTTGATTGCTGTAGGTGCAAGATTTGACGACAGGGTAACAGGGAAGATAGACGAGTTTGCACCGGAAGCAAAGATAATACATATAGATATTGATCCTGCATCTATAAGCAAAAACATACATGTTGATGTGCCTATCGTTGGAGATGTTAAAAATGTTCTCCAGAAACTTCTGAAAGAACTAAAGAAAAAACCTGTTGAGTGGGTAAAAGCAAGGGAAAGCTGGCTGAAACAGATAGAAAAATGGAGGGAAAAACACCCTCTTACATACCAACAATCTGACAAGATAATAAAGCCCCAGTATGTGATAGAGGAGATTTACAACATTACAAAAGGAGAAGCGATAATATCTGCAGGTGTTGGACAGCACCAGATGTGGGCTGCAATGTTTTACAAATACAAATTCCCAAGACAGTTTTTAAACTCTGGTGGTCTTGGAACAATGGGATATGGCTTTCCTGCAGCAGTTGGAGCAAAACTTGGAAAACCTGATAAAACGGTATTTGCAATAGAAGGTGACGGCTCATTTGTTATGAACATGCAAGATGTTATTACTGCTGTTCAATATAGGGTTCCTGTAAAAATAGCCATAATAAACAATGAGTTTTTAGGAATGGTCCGTCAGTGGCAGCAACTTTTCTACGACAGCAGATACTCATCTGTATGTCTTGCTGTGCACCCAGACTTTGTAAAACTTGCAGAGGCAATGGGAGCTGTAGGGCTCAGAGCAACAAAACCAAAAGAGGTCAGACAGGTTCTCCAGAAAGCTATGGAGATAAACGACAGACCTGTGATTATGGATTTTGTGGTTGACAGGGAAGAAAATGTTTTACCTATGGTTCCTGCAGGAAAAAGTTACAGAGAGATGATAGTTAGCCCTAAACAAAAGGGCGAAGCCGAAACCATGTATCTTGTAGGATAA
- a CDS encoding M20 family metallopeptidase, with the protein MGVHINAKEEIKRIAEQIKDELIQWRRHIHMYPELSGEERKTGKFVSEKLREFGVDQVIENFGGTTAVVGIINGKHDVTVALRADMDALPMEEKSGKPYASKVPHVMHSCGHDAHTTMLLGAAKILCSLKEHLQGNVKLIFQPCEERHDCGGAKKLVEEGVLENPDVSAIFGLHVFPELPAGKVGTKIGHFMASSDIFHIKIKGKGSHASRPHQGVDSVLVAAQVINALHHIVSRKVDPLHPAVLTVGKIKGGYAENIIPDEVEMGGTVRTLSLELRDQIPKWIENAVWGITLSYGAAYKFDYRQGTPPVINDEKTTKFALGMMRDLLGDQNVIELENPTMGGEDFSEYLMKVPGTFIRLGIRNEEKGITAPLHSPVFDIDEDVLPVGASVLSYLAYKWVEEHS; encoded by the coding sequence ATGGGTGTGCATATAAACGCAAAAGAAGAGATAAAAAGGATCGCTGAACAGATAAAAGATGAACTTATCCAGTGGAGAAGGCATATACATATGTATCCTGAGCTTTCAGGGGAAGAAAGAAAAACAGGAAAATTTGTTTCTGAAAAACTAAGGGAGTTTGGTGTTGATCAGGTTATTGAGAATTTTGGGGGAACTACAGCTGTTGTCGGAATAATAAACGGAAAGCATGATGTGACCGTTGCCCTGAGGGCAGATATGGACGCTCTTCCTATGGAAGAAAAATCCGGTAAACCTTACGCATCAAAAGTTCCCCATGTGATGCATTCCTGTGGACATGACGCCCACACCACCATGCTCCTTGGGGCTGCAAAAATCCTGTGCAGTCTGAAAGAACACCTTCAGGGAAATGTGAAACTGATATTCCAGCCCTGTGAGGAGAGACACGACTGTGGAGGTGCAAAAAAATTAGTTGAGGAAGGTGTTCTTGAAAACCCTGACGTTTCTGCAATTTTTGGTCTTCATGTATTTCCTGAACTACCTGCAGGTAAAGTGGGAACAAAGATAGGTCATTTTATGGCTTCATCAGACATATTCCATATAAAGATAAAAGGAAAAGGCTCCCACGCATCAAGACCCCATCAGGGTGTTGATTCTGTTCTTGTTGCTGCACAGGTAATAAATGCTCTACACCATATTGTGAGCAGAAAGGTTGATCCTTTACATCCTGCAGTTTTGACTGTAGGGAAGATAAAAGGGGGATATGCTGAAAACATTATACCTGACGAAGTTGAGATGGGAGGAACTGTAAGAACGCTTAGCCTTGAGCTGAGGGATCAGATACCAAAATGGATAGAAAACGCCGTATGGGGAATAACACTTTCTTACGGGGCAGCTTACAAGTTTGATTACAGACAGGGAACACCCCCTGTTATAAATGATGAAAAGACAACAAAGTTTGCACTTGGAATGATGAGGGATCTTTTAGGTGATCAGAATGTGATAGAACTTGAAAACCCAACGATGGGGGGTGAGGATTTTTCAGAGTATCTGATGAAAGTTCCCGGAACATTTATAAGGTTAGGGATAAGGAATGAGGAAAAAGGTATAACAGCACCCCTCCACAGCCCTGTTTTTGATATAGATGAGGATGTTCTCCCTGTTGGAGCCTCTGTTCTATCTTACCTTGCTTACAAATGGGTTGAGGAACACAGTTAA
- a CDS encoding STAS domain-containing protein gives MEYHKTDQTLFVKLKSDLTYPSVKRLETLVNVEDVENLVIDLTEAKIVDSEGVRFIYTVMKEGLQITLVNPPYIFDKIIDILKLKSYMKDLKIVREERR, from the coding sequence ATGGAGTATCACAAAACTGATCAAACGCTTTTTGTGAAGCTAAAGTCAGATCTAACATACCCTTCTGTAAAAAGGCTGGAAACCCTTGTGAATGTTGAGGATGTTGAAAATCTTGTGATTGATCTGACAGAGGCAAAAATAGTGGACAGTGAGGGTGTAAGGTTTATTTATACTGTTATGAAGGAAGGGCTTCAGATAACCCTTGTAAACCCTCCATACATATTTGATAAAATCATTGATATATTAAAACTAAAGAGCTACATGAAAGATCTGAAAATAGTCAGGGAGGAAAGGAGATGA
- a CDS encoding DNA polymerase domain-containing protein, whose amino-acid sequence MPDSSFFLGRIHIDPSNSFFYREIGLDGMIELSRISSLPLQQLSRTTIGTPITSLEMKIAFEQGYLIPYRKSNPEDPKTAVDLLKIDRGGLTFRPEAGIYENVAELDFFSMYPSIIANYNLSYETINCKHKKCIHRLPTAGYRICTQKEGILPKTLKFLIERRKQYKKLKKKEGDKYDRRQIGIKWLLVVSFGYLGYKNAVFGRIESHETTTAIGRDLLLFVKDIAEKEGFSLLHGLTDCIWIYKKGATEEAYNKLKDNINKKLSRKYKGVLEETVPFEVKLEGVYDWIVFVPSKEDGVGVPNRFYGKFKDGRIKVRGIELRRSDTPRFIKKFQEDFLNHLSKAKNKKELLKKLSDIDTFFEKYAVMLREGKFCVQDLIVRKRLSKLVEEYRVKNDISETAGTLIKEGITVNPGEKVNIIYIKDSFIKAVPYEIYIKSPKPVDIKRYEKLLKESCFVFEFIKDRFYYD is encoded by the coding sequence ATGCCGGACTCGTCATTTTTCTTAGGAAGGATACATATAGATCCCTCAAACTCATTTTTCTACAGAGAGATAGGTCTTGACGGTATGATTGAGCTGTCAAGGATATCCTCATTGCCCCTGCAACAGCTATCAAGGACAACCATAGGAACGCCAATAACATCACTTGAGATGAAGATAGCCTTTGAACAGGGTTATCTGATCCCCTACAGGAAAAGCAATCCTGAAGATCCAAAAACAGCAGTTGACCTGTTGAAAATAGACAGGGGAGGACTGACATTCAGACCGGAGGCAGGAATTTATGAAAATGTTGCAGAGCTTGATTTTTTCTCAATGTATCCATCAATTATCGCAAACTACAATCTTTCTTACGAAACAATAAACTGCAAGCACAAAAAATGCATTCACAGACTGCCTACCGCCGGCTACCGTATATGCACACAAAAAGAGGGGATACTCCCAAAAACTCTGAAGTTTTTAATAGAAAGAAGAAAACAATATAAAAAGCTAAAGAAAAAAGAAGGAGATAAATACGACAGAAGGCAGATAGGTATAAAATGGCTTCTGGTTGTCAGCTTTGGTTATTTAGGCTACAAAAATGCTGTTTTTGGAAGAATAGAGTCCCACGAAACAACAACAGCTATAGGAAGGGATCTTCTTCTTTTTGTTAAAGATATAGCAGAAAAAGAAGGTTTTAGTTTATTACACGGACTGACAGACTGTATATGGATATACAAAAAAGGAGCTACTGAGGAAGCTTATAACAAGCTAAAGGACAATATAAACAAAAAGCTTTCCAGAAAATATAAAGGGGTGCTGGAGGAGACAGTTCCTTTTGAGGTTAAACTTGAAGGTGTGTATGACTGGATAGTATTTGTTCCATCAAAAGAAGACGGTGTAGGCGTTCCAAATAGATTTTACGGAAAGTTTAAAGACGGCAGGATAAAAGTGAGGGGCATTGAGCTGAGAAGATCAGACACTCCCCGTTTTATTAAAAAGTTTCAGGAAGATTTCCTGAACCACCTGTCAAAAGCAAAAAACAAAAAAGAGCTTTTAAAAAAACTGTCAGATATTGACACATTTTTTGAAAAATACGCTGTAATGCTAAGGGAGGGAAAATTCTGTGTTCAGGATCTTATTGTCAGAAAAAGACTGTCAAAGTTAGTAGAGGAATACAGGGTTAAAAATGACATTTCAGAAACAGCAGGCACACTGATAAAAGAGGGTATAACGGTAAATCCCGGAGAAAAAGTGAACATAATCTATATAAAAGACAGTTTTATAAAGGCTGTTCCCTATGAGATATATATCAAAAGTCCAAAACCTGTTGATATAAAAAGGTATGAAAAACTTTTAAAAGAAAGCTGTTTTGTTTTTGAGTTTATAAAAGACAGGTTTTATTATGATTAG
- a CDS encoding acetyl-CoA carboxylase carboxyltransferase subunit alpha, whose translation MDLSKEIQSLSEKIEILRKEIKHGKKEKIDELIQARKEFRKLARTKMQQLSAWERVQLARHPKRPHTSDYIQNLFTDFIELHGDRRFGDDKAIIAGFAFFEGIPVAVIGHEKGKDTKEKIERNFGMPHPEGYRKAIRIMKLAEKFGRPVITFIDTPGAYPGIGAEERGQSQAIAESIMTMGGLKTPIVCTVIGEGGSGGALALGVGDRILMLENSIYSVISPEGCAAILFKSQEKAPEAAESLKITAKDLKELGIIDCIVPEPLGGAHLQPKKMFRLLKRALRNSLKEIINIDPETLVEKRQAKFYSMGRFTEK comes from the coding sequence ATGGATCTGAGCAAAGAAATTCAGTCGTTATCGGAAAAAATAGAAATTCTGAGAAAAGAGATAAAGCATGGAAAAAAGGAAAAAATAGATGAGCTTATTCAAGCAAGGAAAGAATTTAGAAAACTGGCAAGAACAAAGATGCAGCAGCTTTCAGCATGGGAAAGGGTTCAGCTTGCAAGACACCCTAAAAGACCCCATACAAGCGACTACATACAGAACCTATTTACAGATTTTATTGAACTCCACGGAGATAGAAGATTTGGAGATGACAAAGCCATAATAGCCGGATTTGCTTTTTTTGAAGGAATTCCTGTTGCCGTGATAGGACATGAAAAGGGAAAAGACACCAAGGAAAAGATAGAGAGGAATTTTGGTATGCCCCACCCTGAAGGCTATAGAAAAGCTATCAGAATTATGAAGCTTGCTGAAAAGTTCGGAAGACCGGTCATCACATTTATTGACACACCGGGGGCTTACCCGGGAATTGGAGCAGAAGAAAGAGGTCAGTCTCAGGCTATCGCCGAAAGCATTATGACGATGGGAGGTCTGAAAACACCTATCGTTTGCACAGTTATTGGTGAAGGGGGAAGCGGTGGAGCCCTTGCCCTTGGGGTGGGAGACAGAATACTTATGCTTGAAAACTCAATATACTCTGTTATTTCTCCTGAAGGTTGTGCTGCCATACTTTTTAAATCACAGGAAAAAGCACCTGAAGCTGCTGAAAGCCTGAAAATAACAGCAAAAGACCTTAAAGAGCTTGGAATAATAGACTGTATAGTTCCTGAACCGCTTGGAGGGGCACACCTCCAGCCTAAAAAAATGTTCAGGCTTTTAAAAAGAGCCTTAAGAAACAGCTTGAAAGAGATTATCAACATAGATCCTGAAACCCTTGTGGAAAAAAGACAGGCAAAATTTTACTCAATGGGAAGGTTCACAGAGAAATAA